In a single window of the Nicotiana tomentosiformis chromosome 10, ASM39032v3, whole genome shotgun sequence genome:
- the LOC104101709 gene encoding uncharacterized protein — MSNLSKLEFMTLDISGNNYLSWVLDAEIHLDAKGLGDTIKEGNEASSKDKAKAIIFLRRHLDEGLKSKYLTLKDQFQLWTGLKERHDHVKATVLPRARHEWMHLRLQDYKTISEYNSVVYRIISQLKLCEEPMNDEDMLEKTLFTFHASYGVTAAIP; from the coding sequence ATGTCGAATTTGTCAAAGCTTGAATTTATGACACTTGACATCTCTGGGAATAACTATTTGTCATGGgtacttgatgctgaaattcaccttGACGCTAAAGGTCTTGGTGACACTATTAAAGAAGGAAATGAAGCATCAAGTAAGGATAAGGCGAAAGCCATAATTTTCCTTCGCCGTCATCTCGATGAAGGGTTAAAAAGTAAATATTTAACCTTGAAAGATCAATTTCAATTATGGACTGGTTTGAAGGAACGACATGACCACGTAAAAGCCACAGTATTGCCAAGAGCTCGTCATGAGTGGATGCACTTACGGCTACAGGATTATAAGACCATAAGTGAATATAATTCTGTTGTATATAGAATAATTTCCCAACTAAAATTATGTGAGGAACCTATGAATGATGAGGACATGCTGGAAAAGACTcttttcacttttcatgcctcataTGGTGTTA